The following are from one region of the Corylus avellana chromosome ca1, CavTom2PMs-1.0 genome:
- the LOC132166420 gene encoding D-ribulose kinase-like (The sequence of the model RefSeq protein was modified relative to this genomic sequence to represent the inferred CDS: added 10 bases not found in genome assembly), whose translation MNMLSPIHHPTASFHFLRPSLPKHGYCSSRGGLCDIASKTRPKTMIFASHEGNPEVGLQAGERLYLGMDFGTSGARFALIDKQGTIHAEGKREYPLYKSKDAIDWIHSWKSTLLLLLEDVPFHLRQLIASISIDGTSATTIIIDSTTGEPLWRPFLYNESCSDALPKVKSIAPENHTVCAGSSTLCKLVSWWNVYDSNKDSAALLHQADWLLWLLHGNLGVTDYNNALKVGYDPGLDSYPPWLLSQPYSKLLPSVKAPGSPIGSLKEDVRTQYSFPKDCVVCTGTTDSIAAFLAARATQPGKAVTSLGSTLAIKLLSTSRIEDARYGVYSHRLDDKWLVGGASNTGGAVLRQIFTDEQLENLSEQINPMKTSPLDYYPLPTVGERFPMADPKMAPRYL comes from the exons ATGAATATGCTTTCCCCAATCCACCATCCCACTGCCTCATTCCACTTCCTCCGGCCCTCATTACCAAAACACG GATATTGTAGTTCAAGAGGTGGGTTATGTGATATTGCAAGCAAAACAAGACCAAAGACAATGATTTTTGCGAGCCACGAAGGTAACCCAGAAGTGGGTCTTCAAGCCGGGGAGCGGCTTTATCTTGGAATGGATTTTGGCACGTCTGGTGCAAGATTTGCGCTCATCGATAAGCAAGGGACAATTCACGCTGAAGGAAAGAGGGAATATCCGCTATATAAG AGCAAAGACGCAATAGATTGGATACATTCTTGGAAATCAACACTTCTCTTGCTGCTTGAAGACGTTCCATTTCATCTTCGCCAGCTTATTGCTTCCATTTCCATTGATGGGACTTCTGCAACTACTATAATTATAGACAG CACGACAGGAGAACCATTGTGGAGACCTTTCCTCTACAATGAGAGCTGTTCTGATGCTTTACCGAAAGTAAAGTCTATCGCTCCTGAAAACCATACAGTTTGTGCTGGGTCCTCGACTCTGTGCAAGCTCGTCTCATGGTGGAATGTTTATGATTCAAATAAAGATTCTGCAGCATTGTTGCATCAAGCAGATTGGCTGTTGTGGCTTCTTCATGGAAATCTTGGAGTGACCGATTACAATAATGCTTTGAAG GTAGGCTATGATCCTGGACTTGACTCCTATCCACCCTGGTTGCTCTCGCAGCCGTATTCTAAACTTCTGCCTTCTGTCAAAGCTCCTGGAAGTCCAATTGGCTCTTTAAAAGAGGACGTTAGAACACAATATA GTTTTCCAAAAGATTGTGTTGTATGCACTGGAACCACTGATAGTATAGCCGCCTTTCTTGCAGCTCGTGCAACACAACCAGGGAAAGCT GTCACTTCTTTGGGTTCAACCCTTGCTATCAAATTACTGAGCACCAGTAGGATCGAGGATGCACGATATGGGGTGTATAGTCATCGTCTGGATGATAAGTGGCTTGTTGGAGGTGCTTCAAATACCGGTGGAGCTGTTCTTCGACAAATTTTTACTGATGAGCAGTTGGAGAACTTAAGTGAACAGATTAATCCCATGAAAACCTCTCCACTAGACTACTACCCTCTGCCAACGGTTGGAGAGAGATTTCCCATGGCAGATCCAAAGATGGCTCCTAG
- the LOC132170552 gene encoding G-type lectin S-receptor-like serine/threonine-protein kinase At2g19130: MTRKPWLLFALLLIMSYYRACFSTAGDTLSPGHSLSESDTILSKDPAPGVFSLGLNPNGSNQFFFEWNKSQIYWSSDVWNETSFSVVHDKSFIFNCTFMSSEYESERYFTYSLYNPSNLAKYRVDQTGQIKAHVWQSGVSIWTTLRSGPTNYSVVYALCGAFGVVQYLDNLLLFDFDIELYAINDGNNTDSNLKKREKDAELSLFSYESVLAATNNFSAVNKLGERGFGLVYKGKLLRGQKIEVKMLSKRSGQGIEEFRNETILIAKLQHRNLVSS; this comes from the exons ATGACGAGGAAGCCATGGCTCTTATTTGCTCTGCTTCTAATCATGTCTTATTACAGAGCATGCTTTTCCACAGCTGGTGATACCCTTTCACCAGGTCACTCTCTTTCAGAGAGCGACACCATATTATCTAAAG ATCCAGCACCTGGTGTGTTCTCCTTGGGGTTAAACCCAAATGGAAGCAATCAATTTTTCTTTGAGTGGAACAAATCCCAAATTTATTGGAGTTCTGATGTTTGGAATGAAACATCTTTCAGCGTAGTTCATGACAAGAGCTTTATCTTCAACTGCACTTTTATGTCAAGTGAATATGAAAGTGAGAGATATTTTACTTACTCTCTTTATAATCCTTCTAATCTTGCTAAATATCGGGTTGACCAAACGGGACAAATCAAGGCACATGTGTGGCAGTCTGGCGTCTCCATTTGGACTACACTTCGTTCTGGACCGACGAATTATTCTGTAGTGTATGCTTTGTGTGGTGCATTTGGCGTGGTACAATACCTTGACAATTTACTATTATTTGATTTCGATATTGAACTTTATGCGATCAATGATGGAAATAATACTGACAGtaatttgaagaaaagagagaaggatGCTGAGTTATCATTATTCAGTTACGAGAGTGTCTTAGCTGCAACTAATAATTTTTCAGCTGTGAATAAGCTTGGAGAAAGAGGGTTTGGACTTGTTTATAAA GGAAAATTACTTAGAGGGCAGAAAATTGAAGTGAAGATGCTTTCAAAAAGATCTGGACAGGGAATTGAAGAGTTTAGAAATGAGACAATACTAATTGCAAAACTCCAGCATAGAAATCTTGTTAGCTCTTAG
- the LOC132168018 gene encoding uncharacterized protein LOC132168018 (The sequence of the model RefSeq protein was modified relative to this genomic sequence to represent the inferred CDS: added 52 bases not found in genome assembly), with product MGHSVQFKPSILDGSPTAPLFAIISASTVFLGRRPPFSTAGLRHRLPHGQASLLRPHTCRPSSSTATPFSTAPSRGSATYHRQSRGAETCCPLEDPILAVPNISLHLSPQQTTVILSGVNFSTAFVPLRFRLLSGAFSGCQSPPPARAAFPYTSDFKRRVPASYQTDGRGRRLGDAFAGNLGKKLKKKEYVWLQV from the coding sequence ATGGGCCACTCAGTTCAGTTCAAGCCGTCCATTCTAGACGGATCTCCCACGGCGCCACTGTTTGCCATCATCAGTGCGTCCACCGTCTTCCTCGGCCGTCGTCCTCCTTTCTCCACTGCAGGCCTTCGTCATCGCCTTCCGCACGGTCAAGCCAGCCTCCTCCGTCCACATACATGCCGGCCATCATCATCAACAGCCACACCATTCTCTACCGCACCCAGCCGCGGATCCGCTACATACCATCGCCAATCCAGAGGCGCCGAAACTTGCTGTCCCCTAGAGGATCCAATACTTGCTGTCCCCAacatctctctccatctctctccaCAACAGACCACAGTCATCCTCTCTGGCGTCAACTTTTCCACCGCCTTCGTCCCCCTCAGATTTCGTCTCCTTTCAGGCGCCTTCTCCGGTTGTCAAAGCCCACCACCGGCGCGAGCAGCGTTTCCGTACACCTCCGACTTCAAACGGCGTGTTCCGGCGTCCTATCAGACGGATGGACGTGGTAGGAGGCTAGGAGATGCGTTTGCTGG